One genomic segment of Ictalurus punctatus breed USDA103 chromosome 4, Coco_2.0, whole genome shotgun sequence includes these proteins:
- the ptx3a gene encoding pentraxin-related protein PTX3 yields MSVLRIVQVVCMVVSASVVMPDNYEDGIDVNYADAYYNEISEGEQSEADTHTVTPAVPCTAPEFSKWDKLFTMLENSQMKENMLLQYSDDIVKLGLQSVRAEMLEIAAQSRASCAAAVENSLRRAEAHIEEKLLQALEQLRGVSAQQQARHDAVLEQILEATKEQEAQLDKVGKNCIHDQVKSFQTRHLEKEDRGQAFAAELRNLNEKLDFYTRATAGQVLPAGCDMALFFPMRSPKTHAEVTPQRSMKTRAFTVCLWIKPTQMLNKTVLFSYGTATNPLELQLLLSGRSALFTVGGEAHLVEAPGAATEGSWAHLCGTWSSEQGLASLWVGGQRAASSPGVAEGHEIPAGGVTILGQEYNGEGLAKRLGFQETFNADEAFTGKLSGVNAWDRVLDEDEISEQARPDGRTCGSRGNLVAWGVSQIVEGGGVKLIN; encoded by the exons atGTCAGTGTTAAGGATTGTCCAGGTGGTGTGTATGGTGGTTTCAGCGAGCGTGGTGATGCCTGACAATTATGAAGACGGCATCGACGTCAACTACGCCGATGCGTACTACAACGAGATCAGCGAGGGAGAGCAGAGCGAGG CGGATACCCACACCGTGACTCCGGCCGTTCCCTGCACGGcccccgagttcagcaagtgggACAAGCTCTTTACCATGCTGGAGAACTCACAGATGAAGGAGAACATGCTGCTGCAGTACTCGGACGACATCGTGAAGTTGGGCCTGCAGTCTGTGCGAGCCGAGATGCTGGAGATCGCGGCGCAGAGCAGAGCCTCTTGCGCGGCCGCCGTGGAGAACTCGCTACGTCGGGCCGAAGCGCACATCGAGGAGAAACTTCTGCAGGCCCTAGAGCAGCTGCGCGGCGTCTCGGCGCAACAGCAGGCGCGGCACGACGCAGTGCTGGAGCAGATCCTGGAGGCCACTAAGGAACAGGAGGCACAGCTCGATAAGGTGGGGAAAAACTGCATACATGACCAGGTCAAGAGTTTCCAGACTAGACATCTGGAAAAGGAAGATAGAGGACAAGCCTTCGCTGCTGAGCTGCGAAACCTAAACGAGAAGCTGGACTTCTACACAAGAGCCACAGCTGGACAAGTACTCCCTGCAG GGTGTGACATGGCCCTCTTCTTCCCTATGCGCTCTCCGAAAACGCACGCCGAGGTAACCCCCCAGCGCTCCATGAAGACCCGTGCCTTCACCGTATGCCTGTGGATTAAACCGACCCAAATGCTTAACAAGACCGTGCTGTTCTCTTACGGCACCGCGACCAACCCGCTGGAGTTGCAGCTGCTGCTCAGTGGGCGTAGCGCCCTCTTCACAGTAGGAGGAGAAGCACATTTAGTGGAGGCACCCGGTGCTGCAACCGAGGGATCGTGGGCGCATTTGTGTGGGACCTGGAGCTCAGAACAGGGCCTGGCATCGCTCTGGGTAGGCGGCCAAAGAGCAGCGAGTTCGCCCGGTGTAGCCGAGGGGCACGAGATCCCTGCCGGCGGCGTCACCATCCTGGGCCAGGAGTACAACGGTGAGGGTCTGGCCAAGAGATTAGGCTTCCAGGAGACGTTCAACGCCGACGAGGCGTTCACAGGGAAGCTGAGCGGCGTAAACGCGTGGGACCGCGTCCTGGACGAGGACGAGATATCCGAGCAGGCGCGACCGGACGGACGGACCTGCGGTTCCCGTGGCAACCTGGTGGCCTGGGGTGTGTCTCAGATTGTCGAGGGAGGAGGCGTCAAGCTCATCAACTAG